The genomic region AGCTTTTTTATTCGTGTGTTTTCCTGCATATGCCATGCCACAGTGAAAGAGTACGATGGTATCATCATATAAACCACCTTCTTTCAACTTGTGAAGAAAATTCTTCACGCCATTTAACACGCCTTGGTCAATGGTCTCCAATCCGTAAATTCGCTCAGGATATCCACCGTGGTGAGTATTAGCGTGATGACCCAGTTCAACGCCTGCAAGACCCGCATTTAAACCTCGGCTCCCAAACTCTACTAAGGCAATCTTAGTTTGCTTCTTTTCTAATGCATCGTAAACCAAGTTAAAGTTATTATGGCAAGAAGGGATGGGTTGCTTTTCCTCATTTTCGCCAAAAGATTTTTTTAGGTAGGGCTTTTTAACTTTGAGCCATTTTTCTCGTTCATCTAAAACTCCTAGTTGGTAATCCAAGGATGCTCTCATGTCTTCTTCTTGAATATTCCCGCGCCAATAACGTCGCAAATTACGTGCTAAAGTCGACAAAATATCGCGCTCACGTTCAATCCTTGCCTTTTCACGCTTTTCATCTGTACGAGAAAATAAACTTTCGTATAAATTATTGGCTCCACTAATCGCTGGCAAAGGTTGTTCAAATTTATTCCACGACATGCTTGAGCCACCATTGATTCTATGGTAAAGGAATTTATGTCGTGTTTCTTGAACTGATCCATCTGCTAAAACTTGGTCGAGGCTCGTCATTTTCTTATCGGGATAATGTTCTCTATCTTCATAAGGTATCGTGGTAAAAGTCGCGGGCTGACATTCATGACTACCCGTCATGTTTTTTTCAGAAATCCCGTCAAAATAAGTCATTTGACCTTTAAATTCGGAGAAAATTTCTGTCATATACTTACATGAGGACCCATTGTCTTGAAAATTCGGTGCATAAAGGCCCAAATCAAGACTTACGAGGACGACATTTTTCTTGAGATTAACTCTTGGCTCTATTCTCTTTGTCGCGGCAGAAAGGGTATTTGCTTGCAACATGGCTCCAGCTGCAGTGGCGGCTATAAACGATCGGCGGTTTATCATTTCATTCTCCAGGTTCTTTATCTAAAATAACGCATAAGGACTCAAAATATTATACCAACGCGGTCCTTTTAACTATATTTATAACAAGCTATATACATAGATCGCTACAAATTTGAGCAATTTATAAGCATGATTTTAATTTTTATGTACAAGTCTACTACAAAGCTATACGCTAGACTTAACACGAAATTACTTATCTTGTTACAAATCTTATGCTAAAATGACTTAAAAAAAAGTAAATGCCTCTAATTATAGAGTCGCCTTATCAAGATTTCCGATAGGCAGCTTGGAGAAATTATAGCTCTCATACAAGATGGATGCTCCTCTTATCTAATGTCCTAAACTCTGACTGCATAAGTTCAGCCTTTAGATATAAATCATGAATAATCGTGGTTTATTAATTGATCCTGACACTTTTTGGATCTGGCGTGCGTATTACTCATTATGATGACAATTTATTATTGAGGTTTCCGTTGCGCTATCTAGTTCTTCTCTTTCTTATTTCACTACTTTCCTATGGAGTGGAAAAGCCGAATTTTATTATTATCCTCGCAGATGATATGCCCTATAATGCACTTAGCTATACGGGGAGTCCGGAAGTAAGAACGCCCCATATAGACAGTCTCTTTGAACAAGGTTTAGCTTGTCCACAAGCCTATGTGACCCACGGTGTCTGTGCTCCTTCACGAGCTGGACTAATGACCGGGCGCTATCAGGCTCGCTTCGGCTATGAAACGCTGAGTGGATCTCCAAGTCATGCCGCGAAAGTTGATCATGGTGTGGATATCAATGAAATTACGATTGCCCAGCTTTTGAAGACTGCAGGCTATACCTCTGCGGCCTTGGGTAAATGGCATCTGGGTATAAATAAAAAGTATCAGCCCTTGCAACGCGGCTTTGATCATCAGTTTGGTTTTGCCGGCGGTGGCGGGCCTTATTACGACCCAAAAACAAGATCTCATGGACTCATTCGCAATGGCCAGCCTGCCCCTTGGCCTGAAGGGGCTTACCAAACCGACCTCATGGCACAAGAAGCTGAGGATTGGATGAAATCAGTAGCAGGCAAACCTTTTTTCCTCTACTTTGCGCCCTACGCAGTACATGCTCCCTTTGAAGCACCTCCTGAGCTAATTCCTGAAGGGAAGCACCCCATGGTAGGCATGATGAAGAGCTTGGATATGGCCGTTGGCCGTATTTTAAAAACGGTAGAGGAACTAGGTCAGCGTGACAATACAATTATTGTTTTTTTAAGTGATAATGGAGGCGTACCAAAGGTTTTTGAACATGGTTTTACCAATGCACCTTTTAGGGGAGGCAAAGCCACTGTCTTAGATGGGGGAGTTCACGTACCTTTTACTTGCTATTGGCCAGGTAAAATTGAAGGAAATGAATATCTTGGAATTGTTTCGAGTCTTGACCTACTGCCCACTTTTGCTGCCGCGGCAGGCATCAGCCTTCCTAATGACCGCGATTATGATGGTGTAAACTTACTGACACAGCTTCAGAGAAAACAAAAAGCGGATAAGAAGCGCACGCTTTACTGGCGGTGGCGTAATGGTCATGCCGTACGTGAGGGCAAGTGGAAGTTAGTATGGGAAATAAATTGGGGGGAATTTCATCATTTGCGAAATAAGCAAAACTTAAAGAATCCATCACCCACTTTACGTCCTAATCCCAATGATCGTTTTTCATCGCTGTATTTTAAGCCTCAGCTCTATAATCTAGAAAATGACCCAAGTGAAAGTAAGGATTTATCCTCTCAATACCCTGAAATCATGGAGAGACTTAAAAAGAAACTCAAATCCTTTGACGCTATTGCCAAGCCCCTAAGTAAAGAAGAACTCGCAGCCTGGCCTCAGCCTTAGATTTACCTAAAAATGATAAAATATTGCGCCCGCATAATGGGCCATATTTTATACTTAACGATAGCTGACAAAGTTTTAGCCGAAAAACATTTTTAACTTGTCATATTTCCTACTTGCTGTGGCGTATTAGTATGAAAATGAGGAAGATATAAAATGAAGAGACGTGATCTTATTAAAATGGCCGCCCTGGCTCCGTTTATCCATTCGAACACTTTGCAGGCCAAAGTAAAAGATACGATTCGGGTAAAATTAAAAAAGAATATTGTATTAGTTAATTTGGATCTCGGGCTGTATGCACCCCATTTTCGTGATGGCGGATCTTCCTGCAAATACATAACCGAAATTTTCTCCGAATTCAAAGATCAGATGACTTATTTTGACGGTATTTCAGAGCCTGGAATGGGTGGTGGTCACGAATGTCAGCCAGCCAGTTTTACCGCTTTAAAATATGAAGATCGCGAACATCATCCCGATCGCGTGATGATGAGTTTGGATCAACGTCTTGCGGAAGGTTCGATCCAAGAATCGAGGCATAAATTCATTTACCATCGAGTCAATAATGGCTCGAGTATGAGTTGGAACAAATTTGAACAACCACTGCCCGCAGTACAGGGTGCCAATGCTTTGTATGAACAGCTATTTGCACGCACGGATAGCAAGACGGATAAAGCTAGAATCGAACGAGAGCGAGATATTCTTGCGGCTTTAGCAAGAAATTTTCGTCGTTACTGGACTGGAACAGTTCAAGAACAGGATATGAAGGCGTCTTTGGAACATCAAATAGCGATTTTATCCGAACGCGAAAAATGGTTAAAGGTGAAGAAGCCTTATATGAAAAAGACTTTTGGTGAAAATGACGAAAAAAATCCTCTCCCTTCCTGCTCAAATAATTATGAGCTAGTTTATCAAGCTTTGGAGAAACAGCAGACCAAAATTGCCTTTATGCAGTTTGGTGGTTCAGGCTTACAACGTGGGATGAATGGTATAGACTTAGGACATCACGGAAATACCCATCATGCGGGTTATGCTGAAAGAATCCGAGCATTAGAGCTGATTGATGGCAAAGTCCTTGGAGAGCTTAAAAGGTTTCTTCATCGATTGAAAGAAGGTAATCTCTACGACGACACCATTGTTTTATTTCACTGTGGTATGGGCGATGCAGGTGCCCATGACCCAAGACGAACCGCCTCATTTTTATTTGGAGGGGGCTTTCAGCATAAAGAATCAGTAGCCTGTCTAAGAGCTAAAAATGATCATATCTATTCTACCTGTAATTTATTTTCAAGTGTCTTAAAACAGAGCGGATTTAATGATATTGCTTTCAATAGTAGTAAGACTGTAATTCCAGAACTTTTTAAAGCTTAGGGTGCTGAATATGAGTGAAGAAAAGCAAGAAAATGATGCCATTCCAATGATGAGCCCCGAACTCAAAGAAGAATTACGTCAGAAGATCGCCGACTTAGAAAAACTTGAGTTGGCCATTACTGCAGGAGAAATTCAAACGGAAAATACCGAAGCTTTATTAAATGAAGCCATGAAGGCAATTGAAGACTTATTGGAGAGAGCACGGAAAGAAGAAGAAGCATATCTCTTAGCTCATGAAACTGATGATTTAAAAGAGCTCACAGTATTAAAATCTACTCCAAGTGCGGCTGTGAAGCAATTCTCTACCGAACAAGTGAATATTGCTGAAAATGAAACTAATTCTTTGGATAAAATTGATGGAAATTTGAAAAGTGAACGCCTTGCTAAAGATAATTCATCTAACTCTAAACCCGCCAAGCCTTCACCAACTAAACGGCGCAAAATGACTTCAAAGAAAAAACTTAGCGTTCCCACAAAACGTCCAAGAGCAAAAAAGAAAAAATCATTGCCTATGGGCATGATCAGTTTAGTTTTAATCCTTGGAGCAGGTGCTTATTTTTATCAGGATATTATGGGCTATGTAAAAAAACAGCAAGCTGAACTGGCTGAAAAAAACAAGCCAAAAATAGTTTTAAAAAAAGAGATACGCAAATCTAAACCAAAACCGCAAAAAGTCGCTCCCGTCATTGTAGAACCGAAAGAAGAACTAACTGAGCCAGAGAATTTTTTTCAACCAGACGAAGAACTTCTTTTTACAGGTGAACTCAAACACTTTAGTTTCAATCAAGTCTTGAGAGATAAATGTGTGACTTGTCATGGCGCTGAAGGCAAAGAAGCGGAAGGAGACTTTAATATCGCCCGTTTAATGACTTCAAAATCATTAAATCAAAAGTCATGGGCCAAAATTTATCGCAGTATTGATAAGAAAGAAATGCCTCCACCTATTGAAGACGAACCTGATTCAATTCCTTTAGAAAAGGAAGAACAAGGTCTACTGCTAGCTTCGATTAAAGTCATGTTTGAAGATTTAAAAGAGGGTGTGACAACTCGTGTTTTAACACCTTATGAAATCCAAAATACTTTAGGCGATCTCTTTGATATAGATCATAGTATGTACAATCCCTTCAAGGCTTTGCGCCAAGCTTATTCAGGAGCCAATTTTTATAGCCATCAGCGCAAGGTACTGAGTCCCCATTATGTCAGTCAATATTACAATATTTTGTATGATGTCTTACAGAGTTTTATTGGCTTGCGTCCTCAAGTTGATAAGATGGATACTGTAACAAGTCTTCCTGGTTCTGTCTATGCCGCAAAGGCATTCAAGGGGGAAACTCATTTGCGCTGGCCACAAAAAAATCCTAAGCTTTTTACCGGCTTTGATATTAAAGATATCACGGAACGTAAACAAACAAAACAGGAGCGCTATTTAGATGGCAATGAGAATGCTCTGGTTAATGAAATATTGGCAAAGCGCACCTTGCCTCCTGGCACTTATAAGTTGACCTTTAAAGCCAATACAGAGAATATGTCAATGACAAATATAACTGAATATAAGTATGGTCCTGAAGTTGTCCGTTTATATGAAGATTTTTTTGATCGCAATCAAAACCTTAGCCTGCCAGTACATTTTCACCTCGAGCCGCCCGATTATGCCGACCCTTTTGCCAAAGTCAAATTTTTGGACACTATGGATATCTCTTCTGAAGGTGAATATGGTATTGAGTTTACCATTAATCGTCGTACCGCTCTCGCCTGTAACATGACATATAAGATGCCAAGTCAGCAGCAGCTTGCTAATTTGATCTCCTATCATAAGCATGGAGATAAGCACGAGAATAAAACAGTGCAGATTGAAATGGCCAACTTGGGTAAAAAAGCGTATGATTTCCCTATGGTAAAAATGTGGGATTTCAAAATTGAAGGCCCTTATAATGTGAAGCTCAATCCGCTATCTTTTGAGCAGGACACGAAAGTCAATGATATGGAAGTTCGAGAAAAGTTTAAGTATTTACATACTTTTAATGGCATGAAGTTAAGTGTGATTTATACCTATATCTTTAGCGGCTTTCGCAAAGAAAAAATGAAATATGAAGACGCATATCGCAATGCAATGATTATGTTTTTTATGTCTCCCAAATTTTTAATCTTGAATAGTGAAGCC from Lentisphaera profundi harbors:
- a CDS encoding DUF1552 domain-containing protein; amino-acid sequence: MINRRSFIAATAAGAMLQANTLSAATKRIEPRVNLKKNVVLVSLDLGLYAPNFQDNGSSCKYMTEIFSEFKGQMTYFDGISEKNMTGSHECQPATFTTIPYEDREHYPDKKMTSLDQVLADGSVQETRHKFLYHRINGGSSMSWNKFEQPLPAISGANNLYESLFSRTDEKREKARIERERDILSTLARNLRRYWRGNIQEEDMRASLDYQLGVLDEREKWLKVKKPYLKKSFGENEEKQPIPSCHNNFNLVYDALEKKQTKIALVEFGSRGLNAGLAGVELGHHANTHHGGYPERIYGLETIDQGVLNGVKNFLHKLKEGGLYDDTIVLFHCGMAYAGKHTNKKAPAFLFGGGFAHKESIACLDGKKHIYSTSDMFSSILKQSGFSNSNFSNSKQVIPELFKA
- a CDS encoding sulfatase-like hydrolase/transferase encodes the protein MRITHYDDNLLLRFPLRYLVLLFLISLLSYGVEKPNFIIILADDMPYNALSYTGSPEVRTPHIDSLFEQGLACPQAYVTHGVCAPSRAGLMTGRYQARFGYETLSGSPSHAAKVDHGVDINEITIAQLLKTAGYTSAALGKWHLGINKKYQPLQRGFDHQFGFAGGGGPYYDPKTRSHGLIRNGQPAPWPEGAYQTDLMAQEAEDWMKSVAGKPFFLYFAPYAVHAPFEAPPELIPEGKHPMVGMMKSLDMAVGRILKTVEELGQRDNTIIVFLSDNGGVPKVFEHGFTNAPFRGGKATVLDGGVHVPFTCYWPGKIEGNEYLGIVSSLDLLPTFAAAAGISLPNDRDYDGVNLLTQLQRKQKADKKRTLYWRWRNGHAVREGKWKLVWEINWGEFHHLRNKQNLKNPSPTLRPNPNDRFSSLYFKPQLYNLENDPSESKDLSSQYPEIMERLKKKLKSFDAIAKPLSKEELAAWPQP
- a CDS encoding DUF1552 domain-containing protein, with translation MKRRDLIKMAALAPFIHSNTLQAKVKDTIRVKLKKNIVLVNLDLGLYAPHFRDGGSSCKYITEIFSEFKDQMTYFDGISEPGMGGGHECQPASFTALKYEDREHHPDRVMMSLDQRLAEGSIQESRHKFIYHRVNNGSSMSWNKFEQPLPAVQGANALYEQLFARTDSKTDKARIERERDILAALARNFRRYWTGTVQEQDMKASLEHQIAILSEREKWLKVKKPYMKKTFGENDEKNPLPSCSNNYELVYQALEKQQTKIAFMQFGGSGLQRGMNGIDLGHHGNTHHAGYAERIRALELIDGKVLGELKRFLHRLKEGNLYDDTIVLFHCGMGDAGAHDPRRTASFLFGGGFQHKESVACLRAKNDHIYSTCNLFSSVLKQSGFNDIAFNSSKTVIPELFKA
- a CDS encoding DUF1588 domain-containing protein, whose product is MSEEKQENDAIPMMSPELKEELRQKIADLEKLELAITAGEIQTENTEALLNEAMKAIEDLLERARKEEEAYLLAHETDDLKELTVLKSTPSAAVKQFSTEQVNIAENETNSLDKIDGNLKSERLAKDNSSNSKPAKPSPTKRRKMTSKKKLSVPTKRPRAKKKKSLPMGMISLVLILGAGAYFYQDIMGYVKKQQAELAEKNKPKIVLKKEIRKSKPKPQKVAPVIVEPKEELTEPENFFQPDEELLFTGELKHFSFNQVLRDKCVTCHGAEGKEAEGDFNIARLMTSKSLNQKSWAKIYRSIDKKEMPPPIEDEPDSIPLEKEEQGLLLASIKVMFEDLKEGVTTRVLTPYEIQNTLGDLFDIDHSMYNPFKALRQAYSGANFYSHQRKVLSPHYVSQYYNILYDVLQSFIGLRPQVDKMDTVTSLPGSVYAAKAFKGETHLRWPQKNPKLFTGFDIKDITERKQTKQERYLDGNENALVNEILAKRTLPPGTYKLTFKANTENMSMTNITEYKYGPEVVRLYEDFFDRNQNLSLPVHFHLEPPDYADPFAKVKFLDTMDISSEGEYGIEFTINRRTALACNMTYKMPSQQQLANLISYHKHGDKHENKTVQIEMANLGKKAYDFPMVKMWDFKIEGPYNVKLNPLSFEQDTKVNDMEVREKFKYLHTFNGMKLSVIYTYIFSGFRKEKMKYEDAYRNAMIMFFMSPKFLILNSEAKTFDDKARYLSYATQKSAPTDELIQEYKKVLKSGDTKYLGTWLIKHDRFTRFIEAFTYQWLKLGEIENNMPDQGKYREYYKQDLGPMQQQEIELFMTHMFKENLPISDLVSSEYSFLNETLANFYGTNNRDSSLASNDFHKVKVTDVNRGGIFNMGAFLTATSNGVDPLPLRRAAWISENLLDSPLPSPPDVDVNDFENKVSGRTLSERLAVHAENPACHSCHKRLDSLAILMDQYDSIGGYNSDFTAEPVKINDQKIRGLDDLKTYMGNYSKPMARAFTKKLISFMLGREPGVQDEAKLDAILLETQADNYRIGDLYAALIKQYFL